CACCACCCGCCTGGTCAACCGGCTGGAGGACCGCGGCCTGCTCACCCGGTACCTCTGCGCCACCGACCGCCGCGGGATCTACACCGACGTCACCGAGGCCGGGCTCGACCTGCTGGAGAAGGCCCGCCCGACCAACGACCACGCCCTGCGCGAGGCCCTGGAGTCCGCCGAGCGACGCACCGAGCTCGCCCCGCTGGTCGCGGCCGTCCGGGCCCTGGAGACGCTCGACCCGCCAGCCCCGGCCTCCTGACGCCTGACGCCTGACACCTGACGCCAGCCGCGACCCGGACGAAAGCCCGAGGGCCGATCCCCGTCCGTCCATCCGGACGGGGAGCGGCCCTCGGGCTCCGTCACCCCGCGCTCAGATCCGGCGCAGGGTGAACGTGTCCACGGGCGTGCCCGCGAACAGCAGGTCCAGGCGGCCGGAGAGCTGGTACACCGACCCGCCGGGGCCGTCGGTGAGCACCGTCGGCGCGATGTCCACGGCCGGGCGGACGGCGGTCAGCCGCGCGGTCCGCCAGCCGTCCGCCGACCGCAGTTCCACCCGGGCGTCCGCGCCCGCGCCGCCCAGCCGGTTGGTGAGGCCCAGCAGCGCGCCGCCGCCCGGACGCCACTGCAGCCCGTCCAGTCCGACCAGCCGGCCCTCGCCCGCACCCGCCACCGGGATCCGCGCGAACCGCGACGGCGCCGCCAGCGGCACCCGCCACAGCGTGCCGTCGTCGTACTTGGCGACCACCAGCACCCCGCCCTCGCGGACGATGCCGTTGAGCCCGAACGCGCCCTCCGGGGCCGCCAGTCGGGCGTCGCGCACCAGGACCGAGCCCGAACCGTCCGGGCCGACCCGGTAGATCACCGGCGCGAACGAGTCGGTGACGTACGCGGTGCCGTCCGGGCCGAACGCCAGGTCGTTGGCCAGGTGGCGGCCGCCGTCGCCGGCCACCGCCGCCAGGTCGGTGTAGAACAGCCGCCGCCCGGTCTCCAGGTCGTACGCGCCCACGCCGGCCACCCGCTGCGGCCCGGACGGCCGGGTGCGCAGGCCCGCGCCGGTGTCGCCGTTGGCCACCAGCACCCGGTGCCGCACCGGGTCCACGTGCAGGCCGATCACCGAGACCAGCACCTGGGGGTCGTCCACCAGCGTCCGGGTCGAACCGTCCGGACGGACGACCGAGACCGTGCCGTGGCGCATCGAGCCCACCAGGAACCGCTGGTGCACCGCGTCCCAGGTGGCCCCCTCGGGGTGGACCGTGTCCCCGCGCCCGGCCACCACCGCCGGGTACCGGTGCGACGACCCCACCGCCCCGGCCGGCGCCGCCCCGGCCGCCAGCAACACCCCCACGGCCACCGCGAGCAGCCCGGCACGGACGGAGTGATTCCTCATCTGACTTCCCATCGATCGCTGAAGCGGAACCCCTCCACCCTCGCCGCGCGCGCCCGGCCCCGGCAGTGCCCACGGATGCTGGCACCCCGACTACCAGGCTGACGGTCCGTTCCCGGGCGGCTCGATAATGACCGTGGCAGGACGTGCGTCCACCGGGGAGGGAACGGCCCATGAGCGTCGAGACGGAACGGCGGCGGCACGCGCTGTCGGAGTTCCTGCGGGCCCGGCGGGCGGGGCTGCGGCCGGAGGACGTCGGGATGCCGCCCGGGGTGCGGCGGCGCACGCCGGGGCTGCGGCGGGAGGAGCTGGCGCTGCTGGCCGGGGTCGGGGTGACCTGGTACACCTGGCTCGAACAGGGCCGGGAGATCAACCCCTCGCCCGAGGTGCTGGGAAGTCTGGCCCGGACCCTGCGACTCGACCACGCCGAGACCGACTACCTCTTCCGGCTGGCCGGCTGCCCGCCGCGCCCGGTGGACCCGGAGCCGTCGGCCGCGGTCCCGGCACCGCTGCTACGGGTCGTGCAGGCGCAGTCGCCCTCCCCCGCCTTCCTGATCGACGCCGACTGGGACGTCCGGGCGTGGAACCCGTCCGCCGAGGCGCTGTTCGAGTTCTCCCGCTGGTCGCCGCGCGAACGCAACCTCGGCTGGGTGGTGTTCGCCAACGAGACCAACCGCCACCGCACCGTGGACTGGGAACGGCACGCCCGCCGCACCCTCGCCGAACTCCGCGCCGCGTACGGCGAACGCGGCGGCGACGGCGCCCCCGCGGCCGAACGGCTGGCCCGCCTGATCGCCCGCCTGCGGGCCTCCTTCCCGGAGGCGGCGCGGTGGCTGGACGAGCACCAGGTGCGGGAGAAGACGGGGGCGTCGAAGGAACTGCGGCACGAGACGGTGGGGCTGCTGAGGATCGATCAGGT
The window above is part of the Kitasatospora sp. HUAS MG31 genome. Proteins encoded here:
- a CDS encoding MarR family winged helix-turn-helix transcriptional regulator — translated: MERTEVRRKATNRPEPALAHGWCALSALHGRIEAHIERALQAEHDLSEREFSVLDVLSAQHDGEGGHVRMHELADAVVLSQSATTRLVNRLEDRGLLTRYLCATDRRGIYTDVTEAGLDLLEKARPTNDHALREALESAERRTELAPLVAAVRALETLDPPAPAS
- a CDS encoding helix-turn-helix transcriptional regulator gives rise to the protein MSVETERRRHALSEFLRARRAGLRPEDVGMPPGVRRRTPGLRREELALLAGVGVTWYTWLEQGREINPSPEVLGSLARTLRLDHAETDYLFRLAGCPPRPVDPEPSAAVPAPLLRVVQAQSPSPAFLIDADWDVRAWNPSAEALFEFSRWSPRERNLGWVVFANETNRHRTVDWERHARRTLAELRAAYGERGGDGAPAAERLARLIARLRASFPEAARWLDEHQVREKTGASKELRHETVGLLRIDQVVLRAPDGFQLVLFAPQDATTESRLRQLAPEPVPAP